In Quercus robur chromosome 10, dhQueRobu3.1, whole genome shotgun sequence, a genomic segment contains:
- the LOC126702639 gene encoding nuclear intron maturase 1, mitochondrial, which produces MSLRTTIKHLHRHLKPLTFSRSFSSTLIENKHQTPSLQNQQDPYSLLKQDPIEICSSLWFKTFSSPPNTSFPNLTGFISKLDLWVLAYQRSSAHFTGTFPPRNAIHSQVLSDLLSLRNAVVRGQFVWNNKTNQLIRSPNEKPITISLSKRKLQAILESDEPCFQDRVVQEVLLMVLEPVFEARFSSKSHAFRPGRNAHTVIRTIRSNFAGYLWFLKGDVSEIFDNVDRNVVLGCVEKAVKDKKVLGLIKSALRAPVREIVEDKEEFLKKMKGPKKKKKKKILNANEPKPDPYWLRSFFKFAPKEAAKVPSYGYCGILSPLLANVCLNELDHWMEEKRIEFFRPSKLDSIWRDSINDGCHNPAWPEFVPSSGREKTRKMDYIRYGGHFLIGVRGPREDAVEVRKEIIEFCETKFGLRLDNSKVEIEHITRGIQFLDHIISRRVIHPTLRYTASGGNIVSEKGVGTLLSVTASLQQCISQFRQLELVKGDRDPEPLPCNPMLYSSQAHTNSQMNKFLETMADWYRYADNRKKIIGFCAYVIRSSLAKLYASRYRLKSRAKVYKIASRDLSRPLRESSNNSAPEYSDLLRMGLVDAIEGVQFSHMSMIPSCDYTPFPRNWIPDHEKVLLEYIRLQDPKYFCDLHRSIKRQGLSLPQDEISDIVWDYKTLGIWNRLSNDENKTNSDSGKVDGVL; this is translated from the coding sequence ATGTCACTGAGAACAACCATCAAACACCTTCACCGCCATCTCAAACCCCTCACTTTCTCTCGCTCCTTCTCTTCCACGCTCATTGAGAACAAACATCAAACACCTTCACTGCAAAACCAGCAAGATCCATACTCACTCCTCAAACAAGACCCAATCGAAATCTGCTCCTCTCTTTGGTTCAAAACCTTTTCATCTCCACCAAATACTTCCTTCCCAAACCTCACGGGCTTCATCTCCAAGCTCGACCTCTGGGTCCTCGCTTATCAACGTTCATCTGCACATTTCACCGGAACTTTCCCACCACGCAACGCCATTCACTCTCAAGTCCTCTCCGACCTTCTCTCTCTCCGAAACGCCGTCGTTCGTGGCCAGTTCGTTTGGAACAACAAGACCAATCAGCTCATTCGGAGCCCCAATGAGAAACCCATCACTATATCTCTCTCTAAACGCAAGCTTCAGGCGATTCTCGAATCGGATGAGCCGTGTTTTCAAGACAGGGTCGTTCAGGAGGTCTTGTTGATGGTGTTGGAGCCGGTTTTTGAGGCCCGGTTCTCGTCGAAGTCGCATGCTTTTCGGCCTGGTAGGAATGCGCATACAGTTATTCGGACTATCCGGAGTAACTTCGCTGGGTACTTGTGGTTCTTGAAAGGTGATGTGAGTGAGATTTTTGACAATGTGGATAGAAATGTGGTATTGGGTTGTGTTGAAAAGGCTGTTAAGGATAAGAAAGTGTTGGGTTTGATCAAATCCGCGCTTAGAGCACCTGTTCGGGAAATAGTTGAAGATAAAGAAGAGtttttgaaaaagatgaaggggcctaagaaaaagaagaagaagaagattctCAATGCAAATGAGCCGAAGCCAGACCCCTATTGGTTGAGAAGTTTCTTCAAGTTTGCACCCAAAGAGGCTGCTAAGGTACCCTCGTATGGTTATTGTGGAATTCTTAGTCCTTTACTTGCTAATGTGTGTCTTAATGAATTGGATCATTGGATGGAAGAGAAAAGAATTGAGTTTTTTAGGCCTTCGAAGCTTGATTCGATATGGAGAGATTCGATTAATGATGGGTGTCATAACCCAGCTTGGCCGGAGTTTGTTCCGTCAAGTGGGAGAGAGAAAACTAGAAAAATGGATTATATACGATATGGGGGCCATTTCTTGATTGGGGTACGAGGGCCTAGGGAGGATGCAGTGGAAgttagaaaggaaattattgaGTTTTGTGAGACTAAATTTGGGTTAAGGTTGGATAATTCAAAGGTGGAGATAGAACACATTACTAGGGGTATTCAGTTCTTGGACCATATAATATCTCGGAGGGTGATACACCCAACACTTCGTTACACGGCCAGTGGAGGTAATATTGTGAGTGAAAAGGGTGTAGGCACTTTGCTTTCGGTTACTGCTAGCTTACAACAATGTATTAGCCAATTCAGGCAGCTTGAGTTAGTTAAGGGCGATAGGGATCCTGAGCCACTGCCCTGCAATCCAATGTTGTATTCAAGTCAAGCTCATACAAATTCCCAGATGAATAAGTTCCTTGAGACCATGGCTGATTGGTACAGATATGCTGATAATCGCAAGAAAATTATTGGGTTTTGTGCTTATGTGATTAGGAGCTCGCTGGCTAAACTTTATGCTTCGAGGTATAGACTAAAGTCTCGTGCCAAGGTGTATAAAATAGCTTCACGTGATCTTAGCCGTCCATTGAGGGAGAGCAGTAACAATTCAGCACCTGAATATTCAGATCTTTTGAGGATGGGACTTGTAGATGCTATTGAAGGCGTTCAGTTTTCTCACATGTCTATGATTCCCTCTTGTGATTACACTCCATTTCCAAGGAACTGGATCCCTGATCATGAGAAGGTGTTGCTTGAGTATATTAGACTGCAAGACCCAAAATATTTCTGTGACTTGCATAGATCAATAAAGCGACAAGGTTTAAGCTTGCCTCAAGATGAGATATCTGACATTGTGTGGGACTATAAAACACTCGGAATTTGGAACCGTTTGTCCaatgatgaaaacaaaacaaacagtgATTCAGGGAAGGTGGATGGGGTACTGTGA